The following is a genomic window from Acidimicrobiales bacterium.
CTCGAGGACCGGCCGCACCAACGGGGTCACCAGCCCCTGGCAGCGCCGCAGCTCGGCGCGCAGGGCGGTGAGGGATCTCTGCGCCGCGTCGCCGGCCCCGGCGCCCTCGCGGGCGGACCACGCCAACGCGAACCAGTCCGCGGCGATGGGCGCCCAGCCCTCGGCCGACGCCTCGCCGGCGGCCGCCTCGATGGCCTCGCCGTCTCCGGCGACGGCAACCTCGATCAGGCGGCGGCGACGCTCCACGACCGGGTCGAGTCCGCGGGGAACCCCGGCCATCGCCGCCTCCGCCTCGGCCGAGGAGCCGAGGCGTACGAGGTCGACGGCCCCGGCGCTGACCTCGCACCACCGGTGGTCCGTCGCCGCCCGCACGAGGGCGTCGGGCAGACAGGCGTGGTCGGCGAGACGATCACCGATCCCCGAGGCACCCACGAGGGATTCGGCCCAGGCCAGGGCCCGAGCGACGATGATGTTCTGTCCTTCGAAACCATCAGCCCGGTAGTCGGCGAGACGGTCGATGGCCGCGATCGTCGAGAAGGCGTCGCCCCGGAATGCCGCCGCCAACACGACGCGGGCCCCGGCCCGACGGGCCATCCCCGGCAGATCGAGGTCGGACCAGATCAGCTCCGCCTCGGTCAGATCGGCCATCGCGTCGTCGAAACGACCCTGCTCCACCCGGACCTGACCCCGGATGAGCGAGGCCCAACCACGGGGTTGCGGCGCGGGTGCGCCGAGGGCCAACTGGTACAGCAGCTCCGCCAGCTCGTCGGCGGACGCGAGCTGGCCGGCGGCGATCCGGCACGCAGTGTGAGCGACCAGGTGGATGCCGGCATCCCCGATGAAGCGCACCGGGGACTCGAGGGCGTCGAGCAGCGCAGCCTCGGCCAGCTCGGCGCCACTCGACGGTCGACCGGTCTCGCATCGGGCCATCTCGACCGCCAGGGCAGCGGTGGTGCGGACCGCCGGTTCCTCGTGGTCCAGCAGCGGCGCGACGGCGGCCTCCACCCCGGCCACCTCGCCCGCGAGGTAGTCGAACACCCCTCGCTGGGCCACCATGAGATCAGCCCACGGACTGCCGGCCAGACGATCACGCGTCGACGACAGGACGGCACGCGCCTCGTCGACCCCTCCGTCCGCCCACCAGATCTGCTCGGCTTCGCGATGAGCCAGCGCGGCCACGTCACGGTCGGACGCCGCGACGTGGGCGTACCGACGCAGCACAGCCCGCGCCGTGGCCTGGTCGCCCGACCCTGTCGAGCTCCACGAGGCGAGGAGCACCGCCTCGGGCGTGACGACGCGAGCACATGACGCCAAGGCCAGCTGCGCCGAGCGGACGAGATCACCGCCGGTGCGGAGGAAGTCGGCCGAAGCCAGGAGGCGGTCCGCGGAAAGGTCGTCACCGCTCTCGAAGCGCCACAACGTGGCCCGGGTCTTCGTCTCGGGGCGCTGATCCGACCCGCGCTCGACGAGCTCCGCCAATCGACGGGAATGGCGCAGCCTGGCCACCCTCGGCATCTGCGAACCCAGCACCTCGGAATGGATCGGGTGCGCGCACTCCACGATCAGGTCGGCGGCTTCGCCCCGAACGGTCACCAACCCGACGCGCTCGAGATCCTCGACCGGCGCGAGCGCGTCGAGCTCGACGAGCTCGGCCAGGCCGAGAGGCCCGGCGAGGGCCAGCAACTCGAGCGTGTCCCGGGCACGCTGATCGAGAGCCGCCAGCCGCGCCGCGACGAGATCGAGGAGCGCCGGGTCCACCACGAGCTCGCGTTCGAGCCGCCAGAGGCCGATCCGCTGGACCAGGATCCCGGCGTCGATCGCTCCCTCGGTGAGCTCTCGCAGCACCAACGGGTTCCCGCCGGCCGACACCGCGAGTCGTCGGGCGGTGGCGCCGTCGACCGGCCCGTCGAGCGCGGCCTGGAGCAGGTCGATGGAGACCTCCACGGGAAGCGGTTCGAGCACGATCCGATCGATCTCGACATCCCTGGCGAGGGACGCAACGGCACGCGGCAGGGACTCCCCGGCACGAACGGTGAGCGCCAGACGCACCCGACCATCGAGGGCCAACTGGCAGAGCAGCGAGGACGATCCGTCGTCGAGGAGGTGGACATCGTCGACCTGGAGCACCGGTGGAGCCACGGTCCCGCTCCGGTTCGACGCATCGCCGACCAGCGCGGCCACGACCGACGTGACCGACGGGGCCGCCTCGTTCCCGGAGCGGAATCCCAGAAAGGGCGCGAAGGGGAGCGACACCGCGGCGGCGGCACCCGCCACCCGGCCGGTGCGAACGCCGGAACCATCCAGCGCCGCGACCACCTCGCTCACCAGCCTCGTCTTGCCGATGCCCGCGTCGCCGACGACCAGCTGGACCCGATCCGCCTCCAGCCCCTCGAGGATGCGCTGTCGCTGTCGATCACGCCCCCGCAGCGGCCAGACCCGGCTCACGGGCCGAACGTAGCACCCGGTCGCCGACGCCAGCCCAGCCCGCAAGGCACGGTGAGCGTCGGCACGACATCTCGATCTCGCCCGCGGCGCGACCTCGTCGCCTGAAGGCCTCGCAGTGCATCCTCGACGACGAACGGCCGTCGGGTCGCGAAACTACGCTCACCGGACGAGGCCGGGGGGCCTCGACACCCACGGAGGCGACGTTGCCCGACACCACCACGCCCGCCCA
Proteins encoded in this region:
- a CDS encoding LuxR C-terminal-related transcriptional regulator, which produces MSRVWPLRGRDRQRQRILEGLEADRVQLVVGDAGIGKTRLVSEVVAALDGSGVRTGRVAGAAAAVSLPFAPFLGFRSGNEAAPSVTSVVAALVGDASNRSGTVAPPVLQVDDVHLLDDGSSSLLCQLALDGRVRLALTVRAGESLPRAVASLARDVEIDRIVLEPLPVEVSIDLLQAALDGPVDGATARRLAVSAGGNPLVLRELTEGAIDAGILVQRIGLWRLERELVVDPALLDLVAARLAALDQRARDTLELLALAGPLGLAELVELDALAPVEDLERVGLVTVRGEAADLIVECAHPIHSEVLGSQMPRVARLRHSRRLAELVERGSDQRPETKTRATLWRFESGDDLSADRLLASADFLRTGGDLVRSAQLALASCARVVTPEAVLLASWSSTGSGDQATARAVLRRYAHVAASDRDVAALAHREAEQIWWADGGVDEARAVLSSTRDRLAGSPWADLMVAQRGVFDYLAGEVAGVEAAVAPLLDHEEPAVRTTAALAVEMARCETGRPSSGAELAEAALLDALESPVRFIGDAGIHLVAHTACRIAAGQLASADELAELLYQLALGAPAPQPRGWASLIRGQVRVEQGRFDDAMADLTEAELIWSDLDLPGMARRAGARVVLAAAFRGDAFSTIAAIDRLADYRADGFEGQNIIVARALAWAESLVGASGIGDRLADHACLPDALVRAATDHRWCEVSAGAVDLVRLGSSAEAEAAMAGVPRGLDPVVERRRRLIEVAVAGDGEAIEAAAGEASAEGWAPIAADWFALAWSAREGAGAGDAAQRSLTALRAELRRCQGLVTPLVRPVLERSALTSREREIAELAGQGWSNRKISTHLVLSERTVENHLYRAFSKLAISSRDQLDGAL